Sequence from the Thermococcus sp. CX2 genome:
GCAATTTTTCTTGCTGAACTGGGCGACAAGACTCAGCTTGCCACCATAGCTTTTGCCTCCAAGTACGGCTGGAAGACGGCCTTCATCGGTGCAATTCTCGGTCTCGCGGCAGTCAACCTCATCGGGGCCTTTCTGGGCGACAAACTCGGAGATGTTCTCCCCCTCGACGTTGTCCACAAGGTAGCAGGAGGGCTTTTCATTCTTTTCGGTGTGCTGATGATACTTGGAAAGCTGTAGGGAGGAGAGATAGCATGGACAAACGGTGGAAATCGGTTCTGCTCGATACTCTCGTCATGACGGCTGGATTCGGAACGCTGAGCATGATGGCAGTTGCGAAGCCCGATGTTATGGCTCACTTCGGAATAGATGCTAATACCTACGAGTGGCAGCACATAGCTTATGTTTTCGGTCTTTTCATCGCTTTCCTCCTCGGTCATACTAAGATATATGAAGGCAGCTTCAAGAGGAGCGTTGCCATAGCCCTGAGCTGGGCCGCGATAACCCAAGCACTCATCCCCCTCGCACCGAACTGGTACGTTGTCGTCTTCTTGAGATTTATCCAGGGTTTTGTCGTCACCCTTGTCCCCCTCTTCAGCACTCAGATAGCCCACTTCTTCGTCGCCGAGAGACCCTTTGCCAAGGGCATAATTCTCTCGGGCATCTTCTGGGGAGGAGTCTTTGGAAGCATGAGCGCCAAATACGCGGTTGAAGCCCTCGGCTGGAAGGGTGGTTTCTGGAGCACGG
This genomic interval carries:
- a CDS encoding TMEM165/GDT1 family protein, which encodes MDGILAVFIAIFLAELGDKTQLATIAFASKYGWKTAFIGAILGLAAVNLIGAFLGDKLGDVLPLDVVHKVAGGLFILFGVLMILGKL